The sequence below is a genomic window from Lolium perenne isolate Kyuss_39 chromosome 7, Kyuss_2.0, whole genome shotgun sequence.
CTTATTATACTTTCATTTTCCTATATAATTGCAGATATGAACTGCAGGCAGATCATTCCCTGCTAGAAGAATACGAGTTCTCTTATGACGATCAATGGTTCAAGGATCAAATCCAGGAAGCCCTCCGCTTCTGGCTGGGGGCACGGGATCCTAAATTTGTGACTGAAGAGGAGTTGTGGAAATGTAAATTCTGCAAATTTGCACCGAGTTGCCCGAAGATGGTTTCCAACTCGAGATGCTGACTTACATTCAAAGGTTGCACATGGACAACTCTGTTTCGGGTTAGTGGAGCCTGGGTAATTTTTTCGGACACTGGGCTGTAGAACTGACCATTTTGATGAATGTTAACCTTGGATGTGTCTTGAATTCATTCATTCAtctgttttttttcttctttccatGGCTAGATTGAACTGAATATTATATTACATTGTATGGAGCGTCGTAACATGGATATTACTGGTTAGCTAGTGAATTTCATTCATGTTGTATGCATCCTAATGAAGAAAATCATTATCTAGAATTCACTTGTGTATGATTTAAAAGAATGGATTTTGGAGTACACATCAGTGCTAATAGATGTTATCgttatttgcatttatcttgGGTATCAGGATTTCAACTATTTCGTTTGGTGTTTGCGTATAAGTAAAAATATAATACTGTTACTTGAGTGTTTTCCTTGCGGCTCTTCAGTTTCAGTTTCGGGTTCTTAATTGAACTCTGAACCTTAGTAAAAAACAATTTACCGTAATGTCACGGACAGCGAAGGGGAATAAACTAACATGTATAGGCACTGAAAAGAACAGTTAGTCAGTTACACGTGCAGATATATAGATCTGTCAGTTTCAGTGGAGTTTTCGTTTCACGAGATGTAGATCCACTGATGTCGGTGCAGTTTAGCCTCTGGAAAAGTCATATTGgaacatgggcaccagtgctctcaccgtattaaaaaattcgaaaattataTTTATATGTTTAAAATAATTATGTAACAAAATTCTAAAAGTACCTAATGATGTACCCAACTAACCTACAAAATCTCAATTTCAAATGTTTTGTTTTTTGACctatacaaaaatgacaaaatctgtttTCTTTTTGTAGATTTAAATCATTACACTTAGATCTAtgcatttgttatttttgtgcagcCTAAAATACACATTATTTTCAGTTGAAAATTTACAAGATTATGGGATACAATACCGACTACATCataatttattttcagatttttgtgAAGCTTAGAAAtatgatttatttatttattttttgaaatgagatccaccaaatctCTGTCCACTAACTTTTCCTTAAATCTGACCAATGGACTCTGAAAAAAAAATCAGTAGTAAGGGTATGCTAAGATGACAACCCGTAGCATTCTCGAAAACTTCACAATGGCCTACATAAACACTAGTAACGCATACCAAGAACTAATAAGGCCACCTTTCTAGAGCGGTCGGTTATTTTGGACCTTTATGTTTCTGGTTGATTCTTCAATGTATCAACTCTGGTGATTTTGTTGATGTATGCATACGATATTTTCTGTACAAACTGCATACGATGCATGCATCCAACCCCTCCACCCGGCTACTAAACTCTAGAAGCACAGCAAACCAGCAGATCCTTTGTCGGACACACATCGGACATGGAATTATCGTATCATAGAAGTTCCCCTTTATTCaaaaaataataatattacaAAGTGCTACTCTACAGGTGTAGCAATTCAGTTATATTTCTACGGGTTCATGCTGCACTAACCACTAACGAACAACTCAAAAATATGATACTCCATACCTCATTCGTCATCCGGATATCTAGATCTGAACTATAGTAAAGAACCAGGTCCCCGAATGGCAATACAGAGCACAAAAATGAGAGCCCGTGCTCATATTTCAAGTGCAATAAATTACAAAAGATCATCAAGCAAGCTCTCGGATCATCATATCTCTGTGGACCTTAGAGCTTCAATCACCGTCAGTCAATGTGCAGAGCTCCTGGGCACGCTGAAGGATCCACCGCCATAGAGCATCTGATATACTGGACGAATCCTCACGGTCAGAACTATGCTCAGCAATGTACCCAAGCAGGCCATGCCAGACAGAACACAAAATGTAAATCCAAAACAATTGGGACCATAGCACGCGACATCAGAATCCGTCGTCGTGGAGTGCTGTTTTTGCACTTCAAGGTCGTAAATATAGCCTGCAAGACTGTTAAACAGGAGCGCTCCAATTGGATTCCCCATTGAGATGAAATTATAGATCTTTCCAAATTGCTTCAACCCAAACAATTCTGAGGAAGTTGAGATCATCACGGAGAATTGGATACCAAAGCATATTCCAAGCAAGGCAACAGAGACATGAAGTGTTGAGTAGAGACCCAGCGCAAATAGCAGGTATGTAAATATCATCACAACTTGGGTGCATACAACCAATGCTGTCCGTGGAAGTATCCATGACCTGCAAAGGAAGCATGACGGTCATATCAAAATCCAAATCAAGGCATTTCAACCATGCATCAAAATAAGGAAGTTTTTGGCTCAATACATAGTTGGGACTGGACCTCCCTACAGTTCCATCTCTATAAAACAGTGAATATTGTCGACTCATTATTTATTGGAAAGTAATTTGAAGATGGAATGGATGCTTTAGTCATTAACTTAGGGAGCAGCTGATGCAGAACTAGTGCTCGGACTGGTAGATTAAAGTAAATCTTCTAAATTACACATTTAGAGAGCAAATGCAATTGACTAAAGCAGATATTTTGTTACCTGACAAGATACTCAGAAATAGCGCCGCCTCCTAAACGGCCGAAAAAGTTGCAGAAACTGAACAGAGAGAGTGATATAGTTGTGTCCACAGCACCGGCTGCAATTACAACCTGTGCTAAGTTGTTAACAACGGTGACTCCAGATCCGACCCCAATAAAATATACTGCAAAGAGAAGCCAGAAATCTGCCTTGAGCAGTGCTTCGCGAAATCTGAAGTCCTCTCCCCTATGTGGTCGTCTTCTTGTCTGCTTTACAGCCCCTTCACCCTCCGCTAAGAGAATGTCGATATCTGAGGCATCATCATCTTCTAGATTAGTAAGCTTTGATCCAGAGGAAGAAGGCAGAAGAAATGGTTCTGTGTGGTCATTATCAGCATCAGAAGAGTCCAACGGGCCTTTTGCACGGTTACTTGGAAAGAGTGTCATTTTCAAGGGTATTGCAACTGGCGCAAAAAGGAGAAGGGTCATAACAACAAGAATCAAATAGTTCCAAATATCAGCAAGTGCTACGACATGATTCAGTATCGTGGTTCCAACAAGATACAATCCAAGAACAATACTGCCGATTTGAGCAAACAGAAAGTGAACTCGCTCTGAAGAATTGGGCGCCAGGGAGGGCTCGCAAGGCCTCACAAAGTACATTGTCAGAAGGCACACAACAGGAACTCCCAGAGTGAGCAAAAGCAAAAGGCTCGCAGCTGAATCGTTGAGAACACCAGTGTATATTTCAGTGTAGACAGCAGCACTTAGACCAACATAACCTTTGAGGATGCCGGCAACAGCACCTCTGCTGAGCGGGAAGTTCCTCATGTTGGTGACTAGAACAGCAGTTCCCAACCACGCGCCGCTGTTCGCAGCAAGGCACAATGCCAACCATACCTGTGGCACAATACAAGAAGGTTAGTAGCCAATTTGCACTACGCTACCAGAGTAAAGTCTGCCTCAGAATGCCTGTGTTTGGTTAGTGGTCAATTTACACTATGCTACCAGAGTAAAGTCAGCCACATAAGGCTTATGTTTCACAGGTGTAGTACAAATCCTCAATATGTGCATACTGCTGGCCAATGAAGCCAATTTGGTGTCTTCTTTTGCCCAAATATAATAACCAGGGCGTCCTTGGTTGCTAGTGTTCGCTATTATGTTTCAGTTTGTGAGACGTTGGAAAGGGACATTAGTTTACCAGGACCAGGTTCATCCCTAATTGTGAGATGTTAACTTGCGCCTGCAAAAGCGgccacttggcacaaaaacaatgCCTTTGCCCTGAAATTACTTACAGGCTATAATACAACAGAGCAGTTGAAGTACCATATCGTAACCTAACACGAATATACCTACCGAATTGCAACTACTGGGTAAAAACGGATCTTGAGAAATTGACCTCAGAGTAAAAAAAAAGGGGGGTAAGGATTAAAGTAGTACACTAAGATAAGATGGCGAGCTCACCAGCCAGTAGGGCAGCGCCGGGGCGATGCCGGAGACGGCGAGCCAGGTGGTGCCGTAGCCGAGGACGCAGGCGGCGGCGCCTATGAGCAGGAGCACCGCCGGGTGGAGGCGGTTGCAGAGGACCCCGGGGAGCAGGCCGAGGTTGTCCCCGAcgtcgcaggcgacggcgagcatgGCGAGGCGGCTCTGGTCGACCCCGAGCGCGACCTTGAGCGCGTGCGAGTAGAGCGCGAAGGTGGAGCTGGCTCCCCCCGCCACCTGCACCAACACCGCTGCGCTCAGCCCCAGCCACGGCGGCCGGCTCCCCGCCTTCATCGCCCCCGCCCGCATCCTGCACCACCACCACTGCCCCCTGATCTAGCTCTTTCTTGGATGCGCGGCGAGGTCAGCCAAGGTTGGGTTTTTCAGGAGCAGAGAGGAAGGAAAAGCTATGTTGGGATTTGCGAGCCTGTGATGATTTTTAATGGGGTTTTAGGCAGCCGAATCTGAAACCTTTCGTGGGCAGGTGGAGGATACGCTGAAAAAGTGGACTCCGATGGCGATGGTCGGCAGCGTCAGCCCGGCCAGGCAACCTGCCCATCTCAAAAAATTTGCAAGATAAAGGGAGAGATCGTCTGGGCTGGCGTGGCAGTTTGTCGACCTAGGATGGGCCTGATCCGGAGTCTCAATGGCCGAAGATTTTGCTCTGAAATTGGGCAAAGCCTGGGAGCCTCTCTCTGCCTTTTCTCCCAACACTCTTACTGCGTTATACACTGGTACTGGGCTGAGAACTACACAGTCCCTCCCACATATGTTTTTTTTGATCTTTTTTGTTGCCGagagaacatattagcatgattaTGTTCATGTGATGATGTATGAACTAAACAGAAAACCAAAACTgatcatgggtgcatatgcaccctataTGTATAACACATATTTCAAAAAGTAAAAAATTAGGAACAAAAATTTAGCATGTAGAGGGACACGTTCTATGAGTACACGTAAAGTTTCACGTAAAACCGACAATTTTTGTAccctatgtaaaaaagacaaataatgtctcgagaaatagactattttaacaccaaaaatttgtctttttagtACAAGACACAAAACATATCGGTTTTTttctgaaacaactttgtgaataTGTAACATGTCAAGATATACACGAGGCATTTTTGTTTGTATTTTTTGACATTTAGAAATATATTTAatatgcatttcaaataaagggtgcatatgcacctagGTGTAGAAACACCTAGGACATGCTGTTTCTGCTCCCGGGAGCACATGCTCCTGGTTTTTAAAATTAAATTTCATCATATTATATAATGTCAAAAAATTCCGATAAAAAATGTTACGGATACATCTTGATGTTCTATGTGTTTGCAAAGTCGTTTCACGAAAAATCGATACTTTTTGTGTCATGTGTAAAAAAGTTAAAATTTGGTGCTAAATATAAGCTCTTCACAAGACGTTTTGCTTGTCATATTTACACAGGACACAAAACCTATCGGTTTCGCGCGAAACTTGGCATACACATATGGATTGTTGACATGTACGCGTGAAATTTGTGTTTGTATTTTTTGtgatattttaaaatgtttttcTCTGTAGCGGGAGCATATGCACCTGAGATCAAAATTGTATTTCCGCTATATAGTTAGATATGGAATGCCAAATATTTAAAACTAAAATGTATCGCCTAACCCTGCTTGTTGAGAATAAGCAGTGCATAATGATTGTTTAGCACGATTCATGGTGTATGGTAGAGAACTCTAGAGTGGAGATATTCTTTCCCCACCTGTCGACTTAGTGACAGAACCATAGTATGAGTGATGCTAGTACAATTGTCATGTGCAAGTATAATTAGGGTGTTCCCGTCCGCTCATGAAACCGAATAGTTGTGGTAGGTGCTTGGtgcttgagttttaatttgagatGAGGGTCGGGCTGAGAGTCACCTAAAAGCGCAATTGTGCTCTAAATAGACAGGCATAGTCACGTTGAAGAAAAGAACTAGGTCGTAAGACCAAAAGCTTAATCAAATGTAGGCATCGAAGAGATTAAAGGTGACTAGACCCCAAAATAGGTGGAATTAGGAGCTAGCTCGGTTTCCATCGGACCATGTAAAGTTAATTTTGCGATAATAATAAAATACACATGAGCACCACGACCTCTAAATATGGCtagtgtttgtttgtttgtttttaaATCTTGTTGGTATTGAATTGTTGGGAAGGAAAAACATCAATTTCCTTCGTGCTTGAAATTATACACCCATAACAGTTCAAACTTTTCGAGCCACGAGGGGATTAGAATCACCCGCCAATTATAGTCAAAATTCTCATAGTGGATGTAGCGTGATGTGAAATCTAAAAAATCAAAACAAAGTATGTTCTAAACATAAGCTCATAAGATCATATGGTAAACTGTAGTAGTATCCTGGATTGCTATGAAATTGGGAAAACTTGGGAATTTAGGATGATGAGGAGTTACTGaagagaaaaaattgattcat
It includes:
- the LOC127317982 gene encoding protein NUCLEAR FUSION DEFECTIVE 4 → MRAGAMKAGSRPPWLGLSAAVLVQVAGGASSTFALYSHALKVALGVDQSRLAMLAVACDVGDNLGLLPGVLCNRLHPAVLLLIGAAACVLGYGTTWLAVSGIAPALPYWLVWLALCLAANSGAWLGTAVLVTNMRNFPLSRGAVAGILKGYVGLSAAVYTEIYTGVLNDSAASLLLLLTLGVPVVCLLTMYFVRPCEPSLAPNSSERVHFLFAQIGSIVLGLYLVGTTILNHVVALADIWNYLILVVMTLLLFAPVAIPLKMTLFPSNRAKGPLDSSDADNDHTEPFLLPSSSGSKLTNLEDDDASDIDILLAEGEGAVKQTRRRPHRGEDFRFREALLKADFWLLFAVYFIGVGSGVTVVNNLAQVVIAAGAVDTTISLSLFSFCNFFGRLGGGAISEYLVRSWILPRTALVVCTQVVMIFTYLLFALGLYSTLHVSVALLGICFGIQFSVMISTSSELFGLKQFGKIYNFISMGNPIGALLFNSLAGYIYDLEVQKQHSTTTDSDVACYGPNCFGFTFCVLSGMACLGTLLSIVLTVRIRPVYQMLYGGGSFSVPRSSAH